Proteins encoded within one genomic window of Acidovorax sp. 107:
- a CDS encoding exosortase H-associated membrane protein: protein MRRLSPLTLFVLSAFGWILALTAAWSVVSAWTSYPVGVLSHMALEQGAPMWVRQVRLSPGAMEVDTAISVPVAQAGGRRGEVSIEVRPAHYAYGLPIFLALVLAARGKGRLTRAVGGYVLLLPFQAFSLTMSALMQMVLAAQTDIRLLRVAQWQMEAIIYGYQWGSLVVPTLAPILLWLWMDRQFVSDVLVRGWRGALPVAPS, encoded by the coding sequence ATGCGCCGTCTGTCTCCGTTGACTCTCTTCGTGTTGTCGGCCTTTGGCTGGATCTTGGCGTTGACCGCCGCGTGGTCCGTGGTGTCTGCCTGGACGTCTTATCCCGTGGGAGTGCTGTCGCACATGGCCCTGGAGCAGGGGGCGCCCATGTGGGTGCGGCAGGTGCGCTTGTCACCGGGTGCCATGGAGGTGGATACCGCCATCTCGGTGCCGGTGGCCCAGGCTGGGGGGCGGCGGGGAGAGGTCAGCATTGAAGTGCGCCCAGCGCACTACGCGTATGGTCTGCCCATCTTTTTGGCGCTGGTGCTCGCAGCACGTGGCAAGGGTCGACTGACCCGGGCGGTGGGCGGGTATGTACTGCTGCTGCCGTTCCAGGCGTTCAGCCTCACGATGTCGGCACTCATGCAGATGGTGCTGGCTGCGCAGACCGATATCCGGCTGCTGCGCGTCGCCCAATGGCAGATGGAGGCCATCATCTACGGCTACCAATGGGGCTCTTTGGTGGTGCCCACGCTGGCTCCCATTCTGCTTTGGCTGTGGATGGATCGCCAGTTTGTGAGCGATGTGCTGGTGCGCGGGTGGCGTGGGGCCTTGCCGGTGGCGCCGTCGTGA
- a CDS encoding serine/threonine protein kinase — protein MTVSHPDHPPADQHPYARLTPDQVLDALASVGLYGDGRLMALSSYENRVYQATLEEGERVVAKFYRPGRWSEAQILEEHAFAAELMAAEVPAVGPLVLNGATLHQHEGFAFSVSPWRGGRQPELDDFEVLEWIGRFQARIHTVGAAQPFAHRPTLDLATFGTASRDWLLTNEIIPLDMQAAWKTQCDKALDLIATSAYSTSTTDTFGLNNATQIRLHGDCHPGNILWTPLDEWGRGGPHFVDLDDARMGPAVQDLWMLLSGDRRQRTHQLAALIDGYEQFRSFDRRELALIEPLRTLRLIHYSAWLARRWQDPIFPANFPWFGSSDYWRGQVDMLIEQIEAMQEEPLMA, from the coding sequence ATGACCGTATCGCACCCAGACCATCCGCCCGCCGACCAGCACCCCTACGCCCGCCTCACCCCCGACCAGGTGCTGGACGCGCTGGCCAGCGTGGGCCTGTACGGCGACGGCCGCCTCATGGCCCTGTCGTCCTACGAAAACCGGGTGTACCAGGCCACGCTGGAAGAGGGCGAGCGCGTGGTGGCCAAGTTCTACCGCCCCGGCCGCTGGAGCGAGGCGCAGATCCTCGAAGAACACGCCTTTGCCGCGGAGCTGATGGCGGCCGAGGTGCCCGCCGTGGGCCCGCTGGTGCTGAACGGCGCCACCCTGCACCAGCACGAGGGCTTTGCCTTTTCCGTCAGCCCCTGGCGCGGCGGGCGCCAGCCCGAGCTGGACGATTTTGAAGTGCTGGAATGGATTGGCCGCTTTCAGGCCCGCATCCACACCGTGGGCGCCGCCCAGCCCTTTGCACACCGGCCCACGCTGGACCTGGCCACCTTTGGCACGGCGTCGCGCGACTGGCTGCTGACGAACGAGATCATCCCGCTCGACATGCAAGCCGCCTGGAAGACCCAGTGCGACAAAGCTCTCGATTTGATAGCTACCAGCGCATATTCCACTAGCACCACAGACACATTTGGCTTGAACAATGCCACCCAGATCCGCCTGCACGGCGACTGCCACCCCGGCAACATCCTCTGGACCCCGCTGGATGAATGGGGCCGCGGCGGCCCGCACTTTGTGGACCTGGACGACGCGCGCATGGGCCCGGCCGTGCAGGACTTGTGGATGCTGCTGTCGGGCGACCGGCGCCAGCGCACCCACCAGCTTGCCGCTTTGATCGACGGCTACGAGCAGTTCCGCAGCTTCGACCGCCGCGAGCTGGCGCTCATCGAGCCGCTGCGCACCTTGCGCCTCATCCACTACAGCGCTTGGCTGGCGCGCCGCTGGCAGGACCCGATCTTTCCCGCGAATTTCCCCTGGTTCGGCAGTAGCGACTACTGGCGCGGGCAGGTGGACATGCTGATCGAGCAGATCGAGGCGATGCAGGAAGAACCGCTGATGGCCTGA
- a CDS encoding DUF2855 family protein — protein MSTTTLLVRQDQLATTRLTTTDDTPLAEGQVRVRVESFALTANNITYAALGDMLNYWQFFPTGEAGWGIVPVWGFGTVVQSLHPAVAVGERLYGYWPMASQAVLSPERVNTTGFSDGAPHRAGLHAVYNHYLRTSTDGLYRADNEDVQALLRPLFITSWLIDDFLADQEFFGARRMLLSSASSKTAYGTAFQLAQREGIEVIGLTSPGNVAFCESLGCYHRVVTYDALDTLDGATPSVYIDFAGSVGLRQRIHAHFTGLAYSCSVGASHVGDLGGAGQLPGPRPVMFFAPAQVKKRHTDWGAQGLNDRLVAAWNQFSTAVSSGPQPWLVVQHHAGPQATQALFASVLAGSGDPRTGHIATMLLG, from the coding sequence ATGAGCACCACCACCCTCCTCGTGCGCCAGGACCAGCTGGCCACCACCCGCCTGACCACCACCGACGACACCCCATTGGCCGAAGGCCAGGTCCGCGTGCGGGTCGAGTCGTTTGCCCTCACGGCCAACAACATCACCTATGCCGCGCTGGGCGACATGCTGAACTACTGGCAGTTCTTCCCCACCGGCGAGGCCGGCTGGGGCATCGTGCCCGTGTGGGGCTTTGGCACCGTGGTGCAGTCGCTGCACCCGGCCGTGGCCGTGGGCGAGCGGCTGTATGGCTACTGGCCCATGGCCAGCCAGGCCGTGCTGTCGCCAGAGCGCGTCAACACCACGGGCTTCAGCGACGGTGCACCGCACCGCGCGGGCCTGCATGCGGTCTACAACCACTACCTGCGCACCAGCACCGACGGGCTGTACCGCGCCGACAACGAAGACGTGCAGGCGCTGCTGCGGCCGCTGTTCATCACCTCGTGGCTCATCGACGACTTTCTGGCCGACCAGGAGTTCTTTGGCGCCCGGCGCATGCTGCTGTCCAGCGCGTCGAGCAAAACCGCCTACGGCACGGCCTTTCAGCTCGCACAGCGGGAGGGCATCGAGGTCATCGGCCTCACCTCACCCGGCAACGTGGCGTTTTGCGAGAGCCTGGGCTGCTACCACCGCGTGGTCACCTACGACGCACTGGACACCCTCGACGGCGCCACGCCCAGCGTCTACATCGACTTTGCGGGCAGCGTGGGCCTGCGCCAACGCATCCACGCCCACTTCACCGGCCTGGCTTACAGCTGCTCGGTGGGCGCGAGCCATGTGGGCGATCTGGGCGGCGCCGGCCAGCTGCCCGGCCCGCGCCCGGTGATGTTCTTTGCCCCCGCCCAGGTCAAGAAGCGCCATACCGACTGGGGCGCCCAGGGCCTGAACGACCGCCTGGTGGCGGCCTGGAACCAGTTCAGCACCGCCGTGTCGTCGGGGCCACAGCCCTGGCTGGTGGTGCAGCACCACGCGGGGCCCCAGGCCACGCAGGCGTTGTTTGCCAGCGTGCTGGCAGGCAGCGGCGACCCGCGCACGGGGCACATCGCCACCATGCTGCTGGGCTGA
- a CDS encoding bifunctional serine/threonine-protein kinase/universal stress protein: MKLLEPGTEIDGFRVVDCIHAGGMAHIYAVEYAQPDRSPGFAMAMKIPRMTAGDGAENIVSFEVELQILPVLSGPHVPRFVAAGDLVRLPYLVMEYIPGQTLQHWLDAPGRCDIPTIARLGAATAHAAHSLHQQNVCHLDLKPANVLIKEDGTAVLLDFGLSCHAHYPDLLAEEMRQAVGSPAWIAPEQVVGVRGDPRSDIFAIGVMLYELATGELPFGAPTTSGGMRQRLWMTPAPPRKHRADIPPWLQEVILRCLEPEAASRYPSAAHLAFDLSNPEQVLITERGERTERTPLRTHLRRWLRAAGMHYTPSPLPSQQIEDTPILMVAVPHADVTDATLYSLRQAVARSLGIRPGARLACVTVVSPGASSTSDSERSETTLHRQHMARLRQWAQGLDLTGHAVSYHVLEAGDVAQALVRYAASNHVSMMILGAATHGLQTQRFFATVPMRVARDAPCTVILVKQALPFEQLAQPTAG; encoded by the coding sequence ATGAAGCTGCTGGAGCCCGGCACCGAGATCGACGGCTTCCGCGTGGTGGACTGCATCCACGCCGGCGGCATGGCCCACATCTACGCGGTGGAATACGCGCAGCCCGACCGCAGCCCCGGCTTTGCCATGGCGATGAAGATCCCGCGCATGACGGCGGGCGACGGGGCCGAGAACATCGTGAGCTTCGAGGTGGAGCTGCAGATCCTGCCCGTGCTCAGCGGCCCGCATGTGCCGCGTTTTGTCGCAGCGGGCGACCTGGTGCGCCTGCCTTACCTGGTGATGGAATACATCCCCGGCCAGACGCTGCAGCACTGGCTGGATGCGCCTGGGCGCTGCGACATCCCAACAATAGCCCGCCTGGGCGCGGCCACGGCCCACGCGGCGCACAGCCTGCACCAGCAGAACGTGTGCCACCTGGACCTCAAACCGGCCAACGTGCTCATCAAGGAGGACGGCACGGCCGTGCTGCTGGACTTTGGCCTCTCGTGCCACGCGCATTACCCCGACCTGCTGGCCGAGGAAATGCGTCAGGCCGTGGGCTCGCCCGCCTGGATCGCGCCCGAGCAGGTGGTGGGCGTGCGCGGCGACCCGCGCAGCGACATTTTCGCCATCGGCGTGATGCTGTACGAGCTGGCCACCGGCGAGCTGCCGTTTGGCGCGCCCACCACCAGCGGCGGCATGCGCCAGCGCCTGTGGATGACGCCCGCGCCTCCGCGCAAGCACCGCGCCGACATCCCGCCCTGGCTGCAGGAGGTCATCCTGCGATGCCTGGAGCCCGAGGCCGCAAGCCGCTACCCCTCGGCGGCCCACCTGGCGTTTGACCTGTCCAACCCCGAGCAGGTCCTCATCACTGAACGCGGCGAACGCACCGAGCGCACGCCGCTGCGCACGCACCTGCGCCGCTGGCTGCGCGCAGCGGGCATGCACTACACGCCTAGCCCCCTGCCCTCGCAGCAGATCGAGGACACGCCCATCCTCATGGTGGCCGTGCCCCATGCCGACGTGACGGACGCCACGCTCTATTCGCTGCGCCAGGCGGTGGCGCGCTCCCTGGGCATCCGCCCCGGCGCGCGGCTGGCCTGCGTGACGGTGGTGTCGCCCGGCGCCAGCAGCACCAGCGACAGCGAGCGCAGCGAGACCACGCTGCACCGCCAGCACATGGCGCGCCTGCGCCAGTGGGCCCAGGGGCTGGACCTGACCGGGCATGCCGTGAGCTACCACGTGCTGGAAGCCGGCGACGTGGCCCAGGCGCTGGTGCGCTATGCGGCCAGCAACCACGTGAGCATGATGATCCTGGGCGCCGCCACACACGGGCTGCAGACCCAGCGCTTTTTTGCCACCGTGCCCATGCGCGTGGCGCGCGATGCGCCCTGCACCGTCATCCTGGTCAAGCAGGCGCTGCCTTTCGAGCAACTGGCGCAGCCCACGGCGGGCTGA
- a CDS encoding metallophosphoesterase — MKIALLSDIHANRQALDACLTHARAHGAEQFALLGDLVGYGGEPVAVVEQVRDLTQQGALCVLGNHDAMALAPPANPRNRSELGAQWTHDQLGNSHIAFLQTLPLTARLGTSALLVHASADMPAQWRYVEDSNAAERSMTAAQGIDPAIRYVFCGHVHEQVLYFLTPTAKLMRFAPEPCVPVPVPTHRQWLGIVGSVGQPRDGDARAMYALFDDTAKQITFYRVPYDHLAAAAAIRAAGLPGFYADRLEKGQ; from the coding sequence ATGAAAATCGCCCTGCTGTCCGACATCCACGCCAACCGCCAGGCCCTGGACGCCTGCCTGACACACGCCCGCGCCCACGGTGCCGAACAATTTGCGCTGCTGGGCGACTTGGTCGGCTACGGCGGCGAGCCCGTGGCCGTGGTGGAGCAAGTGCGTGACCTGACCCAGCAAGGTGCCCTGTGCGTGCTGGGCAACCACGACGCCATGGCCCTGGCGCCCCCCGCCAACCCCCGCAACCGCAGCGAGCTGGGCGCGCAGTGGACCCACGACCAGCTCGGCAACAGCCACATCGCCTTTTTGCAGACGCTGCCGCTCACCGCACGGCTGGGCACCAGCGCGCTGCTGGTGCACGCCAGTGCCGACATGCCCGCGCAGTGGCGGTATGTGGAAGACTCCAACGCCGCCGAGCGCAGCATGACGGCCGCCCAGGGCATCGACCCCGCCATCCGCTACGTGTTCTGCGGCCATGTGCACGAGCAGGTGCTGTACTTCCTCACGCCCACGGCCAAGCTGATGCGCTTTGCGCCCGAGCCCTGCGTGCCGGTGCCCGTGCCGACGCACCGCCAGTGGCTGGGCATCGTGGGCTCGGTGGGTCAGCCGCGCGACGGCGATGCACGCGCCATGTACGCGCTGTTTGACGACACCGCCAAGCAGATCACCTTCTACCGCGTGCCCTACGACCACCTGGCCGCCGCCGCCGCCATCCGCGCAGCGGGCCTGCCTGGCTTTTATGCCGACCGCTTGGAAAAGGGCCAGTGA
- a CDS encoding DUF1304 domain-containing protein, with translation MGRLLIPRIAVALVAIEHVYILVLEMFFWNKPQGMKTFNLTQEFADATTTLAANQGLYNGFLAAGLFFGLFTGNRVFKVFFLACVIVAGVFGAATAAPKIFFSQALPAIIALGLVLALDKPVTAQRSL, from the coding sequence ATGGGCCGCCTGCTGATCCCCCGCATCGCGGTGGCCCTGGTGGCCATCGAGCATGTGTACATCCTCGTGCTCGAAATGTTCTTCTGGAACAAACCGCAGGGCATGAAGACCTTCAACCTGACCCAGGAGTTCGCCGACGCCACCACGACGCTGGCAGCCAACCAAGGGCTGTACAACGGTTTTCTGGCAGCGGGCCTGTTTTTTGGGCTGTTCACCGGCAACCGGGTGTTCAAGGTCTTCTTTCTGGCCTGTGTGATCGTGGCCGGGGTGTTTGGTGCTGCCACTGCAGCGCCCAAGATCTTCTTCAGCCAGGCGCTGCCCGCGATCATTGCGCTGGGCCTGGTGCTGGCGCTGGACAAACCAGTCACCGCACAGCGCAGCCTCTGA
- a CDS encoding organic hydroperoxide resistance protein: protein MTTLEKVLYTAKSHVTGGRDGAAKTDDGRLEVKLSSPGTSGTGTNPEQLFASGYAACFIGAMKAVGGKIGIPVPQDVSIDAEVDLGPIPNAYGIAARLNISLPGLDKATAQKLVDAAHQVCPYSNATRGNIDVTITIV, encoded by the coding sequence ATGACCACACTCGAAAAAGTCCTGTACACCGCCAAGTCGCACGTGACCGGTGGCCGCGATGGCGCCGCCAAGACCGATGACGGCCGCCTGGAAGTCAAGCTGTCCTCGCCCGGTACGTCCGGCACCGGCACCAACCCCGAGCAGCTGTTTGCCTCCGGCTACGCAGCCTGCTTCATCGGCGCGATGAAGGCTGTGGGCGGCAAGATCGGCATCCCCGTGCCGCAAGACGTGTCCATCGACGCCGAAGTGGACCTGGGCCCCATCCCGAACGCCTACGGCATCGCTGCCCGCCTGAACATCAGCCTGCCCGGCCTGGACAAGGCCACGGCCCAGAAGCTGGTGGACGCCGCGCACCAGGTCTGCCCCTACTCCAACGCCACGCGCGGCAACATCGACGTGACCATCACGATCGTCTAA
- a CDS encoding MarR family winged helix-turn-helix transcriptional regulator: protein MPSHSTPHTPSPAILRLDNQVCFALYSASLAMTKLYKPLLDQIGLTYPQYLVMLVLWEQDGVTVSELGERLFLDSGTLTPLLKRLEAQGQIARLRDVQDERRVRITLTAEGRALRDQAEAIPQCVLQSSQCSIAELTALTTELKQLRDRLSEQR, encoded by the coding sequence ATGCCCAGCCACAGCACGCCCCACACTCCCAGCCCCGCCATCCTGCGGCTGGACAACCAGGTCTGCTTTGCGCTGTATTCCGCCTCGCTGGCGATGACCAAGCTGTACAAACCGCTGCTCGACCAGATCGGCCTGACCTACCCCCAGTACCTCGTGATGCTGGTGCTGTGGGAGCAGGACGGCGTGACGGTGTCCGAGCTGGGCGAGCGCCTTTTTCTCGACTCCGGCACGCTCACGCCGCTGCTCAAGCGCCTGGAGGCGCAGGGCCAGATTGCCCGGCTGCGCGATGTGCAGGACGAGCGCCGCGTGCGCATCACCCTCACGGCCGAGGGTCGTGCGCTGCGCGACCAGGCCGAGGCCATCCCGCAGTGCGTGCTGCAAAGCAGCCAGTGCTCGATTGCCGAGCTGACCGCCCTGACCACCGAACTCAAGCAGCTGCGGGACCGGCTCAGCGAGCAACGCTGA
- a CDS encoding crotonase/enoyl-CoA hydratase family protein, producing MTNITPTTPPPEGNIDTQVIGHVLLIGINRPAKRNGWTPPMFRQLAEAYTRLDDDPALRVGVLHAFGDHFTAGLDLPAVSAYMQRGEKAIPEGLVEPHDYGLPGYRRRTKPMVVAVKGICFTVGIELMLGADIVVAADNCRFSQMEVQRGIMATGGATLRMAERAGTGNALLHLLTADEFGSAEAYRLNFVQKVVPAGQELQEALQIAQRIEAQAPLAVVATRLNVLKAIEQGQAAAVAEFIPVQKQLANSEDAAEGVRAFVERRPAQFSGR from the coding sequence ATGACAAACATCACCCCCACCACGCCCCCGCCCGAGGGCAACATCGACACCCAGGTCATCGGCCATGTGCTGCTGATCGGCATCAACCGCCCGGCCAAGCGCAATGGCTGGACGCCCCCCATGTTCCGCCAGCTGGCCGAGGCCTACACCCGGCTCGACGACGACCCCGCCCTGCGTGTGGGCGTGCTGCATGCGTTTGGCGACCACTTCACCGCCGGGCTCGACCTGCCCGCCGTGAGCGCCTATATGCAGCGCGGCGAGAAAGCCATCCCCGAAGGCCTGGTGGAGCCGCACGACTACGGCCTGCCCGGCTACCGGCGGCGCACCAAACCCATGGTGGTGGCGGTCAAGGGCATCTGCTTCACGGTGGGCATCGAGCTGATGCTGGGCGCCGACATCGTGGTGGCGGCCGATAACTGCCGCTTCTCGCAGATGGAGGTGCAGCGCGGCATCATGGCCACGGGCGGCGCCACGCTGCGCATGGCCGAGCGCGCGGGCACGGGCAACGCCCTGCTGCACCTGCTGACCGCCGACGAATTCGGCAGCGCCGAGGCCTACCGGCTGAACTTTGTGCAGAAGGTGGTGCCCGCAGGCCAGGAACTGCAAGAGGCGCTGCAGATTGCCCAACGCATCGAAGCCCAGGCGCCACTGGCCGTGGTGGCCACGCGGCTCAACGTGCTCAAGGCCATCGAGCAGGGGCAAGCGGCGGCGGTGGCAGAGTTCATCCCCGTGCAAAAGCAGTTGGCCAACAGCGAGGACGCGGCCGAAGGCGTGCGCGCGTTTGTCGAGCGCCGGCCCGCGCAGTTCAGCGGGCGCTGA
- a CDS encoding 3-hydroxybutyryl-CoA dehydrogenase, protein MTIQTVGIIGAGTMGNGIAQACAVSGINVVMVDISDAAVQKGLATVASSLDRLIKKEKITEADKAAALGRIKTSTSYDDLKAAQLVIEAATENYELKLKILKQVDAIVAPEVIIASNTSSISITKLAAATSRADRFIGMHFFNPVPMMALVEIIRGLQTSDATHDAVKALAEALGKSPITVKNAPGFVVNRILVPMINEAFFVLAEGLATPEDIDAGMKLGCNQPIGPLALADMIGLDVCLAVMEVYLTEFGDSKYRPCPLLKEMVAAGRLGRKTGRGVYSY, encoded by the coding sequence ATGACGATTCAGACCGTAGGCATCATCGGCGCAGGCACCATGGGCAACGGCATTGCACAGGCTTGTGCGGTGTCGGGCATCAACGTGGTGATGGTCGACATCTCGGATGCTGCAGTGCAAAAAGGCCTGGCCACCGTGGCCAGCAGCCTGGACCGCCTGATCAAGAAGGAAAAGATCACCGAGGCCGACAAGGCCGCCGCGCTGGGCCGCATCAAGACCTCCACCAGCTACGACGACCTCAAGGCTGCACAGCTCGTGATCGAGGCCGCCACCGAGAACTACGAGCTCAAGCTCAAGATCTTGAAGCAGGTGGACGCCATCGTGGCGCCCGAGGTGATCATTGCCTCGAACACCTCTTCGATCTCCATCACCAAGCTGGCAGCAGCCACCAGCCGCGCCGACCGCTTCATCGGCATGCACTTCTTCAACCCCGTGCCCATGATGGCGCTGGTGGAGATCATTCGCGGCCTGCAGACCAGCGACGCCACGCACGACGCCGTGAAGGCCCTGGCCGAGGCGCTGGGCAAGAGCCCCATCACCGTGAAGAACGCGCCCGGCTTTGTGGTCAACCGCATCCTGGTGCCCATGATCAACGAGGCCTTCTTCGTGCTGGCCGAAGGTTTGGCCACGCCCGAGGACATCGACGCAGGCATGAAGCTGGGCTGCAACCAACCCATCGGCCCGCTGGCGCTGGCGGACATGATCGGCCTGGATGTGTGCCTGGCGGTGATGGAGGTGTACCTGACCGAGTTTGGCGACAGCAAGTACCGCCCCTGCCCGCTGCTCAAGGAAATGGTGGCCGCCGGCCGCCTGGGCCGCAAGACGGGCCGGGGCGTGTATTCCTACTAA
- a CDS encoding GMC family oxidoreductase yields MFDYIVIGGGSAGSVLAGRLTENPAVRVCLLEAGPADNSVLIHCPAGLAVMAKFELNGWGFNTTPQAALNNRRGYQPRGKVLGGSSSINAMVYIRGQHADYDHWAAQGNPGWGWEDVKPYFLRAENNERGANDWHGRGGPFNVADLRAPNRFSQYFTDAGVQAGHPHNTDFNGATQEGVGLYQVTHKNGERHSAAKGYLTPHLARPNLQVITGAHATRILFDGTRAVGVEYRQGGAIKQVRAGREVLLSAGALLSPQLLMLSGVGPAAHLQQHGIPVLHDLPGVGQHLHDHPDVVQVLDAPELKDLFGLSLSGMAQTMRGIIEWRKHRTGMLTTNFAEAGGFIKSDPSEAAPDLQLHFVIGKLVDHGRKTVFGHGYSAHVCLLQPKSRGSVTLASRDPMALPLVDPNFLADPDDMARMVRGFKRTREILMQPALAKFGAKELAASASARSDAEIEQFIRQYADTIYHPVGTCRMGPGPMDVVDAELRVHGLAGLRVVDASIMPRIVSGNTNAPTVMIAEKAVDLLRAAP; encoded by the coding sequence ATGTTCGACTACATCGTGATCGGCGGCGGCTCGGCAGGCTCCGTGCTGGCCGGCCGCCTGACTGAGAACCCCGCCGTGCGCGTGTGCCTGCTGGAGGCGGGGCCTGCCGACAACAGCGTGCTCATCCACTGCCCGGCCGGGCTGGCCGTGATGGCCAAGTTCGAGCTGAATGGCTGGGGCTTCAATACCACCCCGCAGGCCGCGCTGAACAACCGGCGCGGCTACCAGCCACGCGGCAAGGTGCTGGGAGGCTCCAGCTCGATCAACGCCATGGTCTACATCCGGGGCCAGCATGCCGACTACGACCACTGGGCCGCGCAGGGCAACCCGGGCTGGGGCTGGGAGGATGTGAAGCCTTACTTTCTGCGCGCCGAGAACAACGAGCGCGGTGCCAACGACTGGCATGGTCGGGGCGGTCCCTTCAACGTGGCGGACCTGCGTGCGCCCAACCGGTTCAGCCAGTATTTCACCGACGCAGGGGTGCAGGCCGGGCACCCGCACAACACCGACTTCAACGGCGCCACGCAGGAAGGCGTGGGCCTGTACCAGGTCACGCACAAGAATGGCGAACGCCACAGCGCAGCCAAGGGCTACCTCACGCCCCACCTGGCGCGGCCTAATCTGCAGGTCATTACCGGCGCCCATGCCACGCGCATCCTGTTCGACGGCACGCGCGCGGTGGGTGTCGAATACCGCCAGGGTGGCGCGATCAAGCAAGTGCGTGCCGGGCGCGAGGTGCTGCTGAGTGCGGGCGCGCTGCTGTCGCCGCAACTGCTGATGCTGTCGGGCGTGGGGCCTGCAGCGCATTTGCAGCAACACGGCATCCCGGTGCTGCACGACCTGCCCGGCGTGGGCCAGCATCTGCACGACCACCCCGACGTGGTACAGGTGCTGGACGCCCCTGAGCTCAAGGACCTGTTCGGCCTCTCGTTGTCGGGCATGGCACAGACCATGCGCGGCATCATCGAATGGCGCAAGCACCGCACGGGCATGTTGACCACCAACTTCGCCGAGGCGGGCGGCTTTATCAAGAGCGACCCGTCAGAGGCTGCGCCCGATCTGCAATTGCACTTTGTGATCGGCAAGCTGGTGGACCATGGCCGCAAGACGGTGTTCGGCCACGGGTACTCGGCCCATGTGTGCCTGCTGCAGCCCAAGAGCCGGGGCTCGGTCACGCTGGCCAGCCGCGACCCCATGGCCTTGCCACTGGTGGACCCGAACTTCCTGGCCGATCCCGACGACATGGCGCGCATGGTGCGTGGCTTTAAGCGCACGCGCGAGATCCTGATGCAACCGGCGCTCGCGAAGTTCGGCGCCAAGGAGCTGGCGGCCTCGGCCAGTGCGCGCAGCGATGCCGAGATCGAGCAGTTCATCCGCCAGTACGCCGACACCATCTACCACCCCGTGGGCACCTGCCGGATGGGGCCTGGGCCCATGGACGTGGTGGATGCCGAACTGCGCGTGCATGGCCTCGCCGGCCTGCGCGTGGTGGACGCGTCCATCATGCCGCGCATCGTGAGCGGCAACACCAATGCGCCCACGGTGATGATTGCGGAAAAAGCGGTGGACTTGCTGCGCGCCGCGCCGTGA